DNA sequence from the Strigops habroptila isolate Jane chromosome 4, bStrHab1.2.pri, whole genome shotgun sequence genome:
ttttctttccttgggtGGATTACTGGCAGACCAATGCAGCAAGAGTATAAAGGGCCAATAGTGGAGACTGGTAAATTGGTTAATTTTTAGACCTTGAACTATTATCTTGAACTTTTTCCTCCATGTTGTAATTAGGCCAGCCCATGGGCAGTAGAAGGTATATATATTTGAGTATGATTCTTGGGTACAAGAACCCAAGGCTGAATATGAGTACAATGTTAATCTAAGGCTGCTTCCTGCTAGGGCCTGAAGGCACCAGGCTCTGTTGCTTCTTTAACACTGCCTGGCTGTAGTGACACTGAAGGAGTGCAGGCATTCACTTCTGTCTGGCCTTATGTGCAGGTTCATGTACTGGACTGACTGGGGAGCCAGCCCCAAGATTGAGCGTGCTGGTATGGATGCCTCAAACCGCCTGGTGATCATTTCCTCCAACCTGACATGGCCTAACGGCCTGGCCATTGACTATGAGTCGAAGCGCTTGTACTGGGCAGACGCAGGCATGAAGACCATCGAGTATGCCAGTCTGGATGGAAGCAACAGGAAGGTAAGGAAGCCATTTCTGAGGAGGGTGTCTGGGAGCCTGAGGTGTAAGTCCTAGAGCACAGAGTGCTGATGGCCCCTGCCTCTTTTTCCAGTTGAAAGTGAATCTCCAAATCAAGACACACTGAGCTGCTTTCACTGGGAGAGAAGAGCTCCCAGTGCAAAGTGTGTTTGAGGGGAACGTCCTTTTGAGGGCTAACATTGCCCCATCACTCTTATTTTGCTGTGACTGTGCATTATGATGTTGAGAGGGGGCAAGGGAAGCCTCTTTCCCCTTAGCGACTTCTTAGTAATGTTTCTCTGGGGGGCTGGGGGTAATCTGACCAGGTGCTGATTGGGAGCAATCTGCCTCACCCCTTTGGACTTACTCTTTATGGCGAGAGAATCTACTGGACAGACTGGCAGGCCAAAAGCATCCAGAGCGCAGATAGAAGGACTGGGCAGGCTCGGGAAACGCTGCAGGACAATCTGGAGAATCTTATGGATATTCATGTTTTCCACCGGCACAGGCCACCAGGTACAGAGCTCGCCCCAAGCCACACTGAGCTGAGAGCTTGCTCAGGCTCTGGTACATGGCACAGCTCTCCTGCAAGAAGCCCTCAATGCCTTAAGTCTCTGGGTGGAATATGAGAGCATGAGAATAACTCTTGGCTTGCTATTTAAGGGCATTCTAGAATGCATTTCTGTAACTGTTACACCCCTTTTTTGTGCTTGTGCTATTGGCTTATGGATTTCTCATCCTCTTTCCTATAGTACATACAGCGTGTGAAGTTGGCAATGGAGGCTGCAGTCACCTGTGCCTCTTGGCACCTCTTCCGAAAGGTTACAGCTGTACCTGCCCTACTGGGATCAACCTGCAATCTGATGGCAAGACCTGCTCCCCTGGTTAGTCCTCTCTGTAGGATCCTCACTGCAGTTTTGTATCACAGCTATCTTTTGCTCCTGTCTTGTTAGAGAACAAAATTCACTTTTGTGTGCTTATTTGCTTTACCCCTCAAAAACCCATTTGATGCCTGTACCTTCAATGTGAGTGGGAATTACTATGAAGAAACTTACTGAGGACTGGATTGATGCAGAACAAATTTGTCTTGAAATTATGTTGGGCGACTGAACCAGATGTCACATTTTTCCGCATACTTTTGCCTCAATCTTGAGGTGGATTCTATTTCAACTACAAGGTGCTACATTCTTTAATAGATCTGTACACATTCCTGCCATGGATCCTCTTTTTTAGGAAGGCACTTGGCTTCAGGCCATGGTATATCTACTTTTTCTGCTTAGCAGGAAGAAAGTGACTCCCGATTCCCATTTCCCACACATATTAGCAGAAGTAACTCTTCTGTGAGTTCATTTTCAACTTGGATGTAAAGAAGCCTTCAGTAATGCTCAGTAAAGCTTTTGTACCTAGAATCCCCATAAGTTCAGATATGCCTGAGACTTCCCTTTTTCCACTGAAGCGGATGTCACCTCCAGTATGTTCAATAAATGATGCCTGCAGTTGACTGAACTTGTTCCTCACTGATATCTGTCCATTTTCAACTCTCTGCAGGAATGACCAGCTTTCTGATCTTTGCCAGAAGGACTGACATCCGCATGGTGTCTCTGGATATTCCCTACTTTGCAGATGTTGTTGTCTCAGTCAATGTCACCATGAAGAACACCATTGCAATTGGAGTGGATCCTCGTGAAGGTCTGAACTTCTTAATGTATCTGACTGTTTGAAAGGCAACAAGTGACTTCGTATCTAAACATCTGAATAAAGACCCAGGTGCAGATCTTACTGTAGGTTGTAAATTTGTGTAGGTTTTTTTCTAGTATGTGCTACAGATATTCCTTTCCAGTCAGGAAAGGAATGTCCTGATAGGAAAATACTAGCTATCACTCTAGCTTAATAGTCTTGTGCTGCTGTTACTCCTGTGCAGTCAGATCTGTTTTGAATGGTGTAGCTGGTAGTCAGAGACCTGGATCTGTTTTTTAAGGAGTTTActgtttggttgttggggtttggttttcttgtgGACTTCTTAGAagattctttcttcttccacccAGGAAAGGTTTACTGGTCAGACAGCACACTGCGGAAGATCAGCCGGGCTGCCCTTGATGGCTCACAGTTTGAGGACATCATTACTACAGGTAAGAGAGTTTGGACCGGGAGCTTCTTGCCTccatgcagcaggaaaagagtgGTTCTCTGGTACCCTGGCggaataatttttaagttttgggTGAAAGAGCAAGCAAAGCTAAAGCAACTGCCTGATGAGGTGCCCAAGGGGAATACCAACACTTCCTAACTAAGCTGGGAGGATACCAAtacagctttctgttttctcaggtCTGTTGACTACAGATGGGCTGGCTGTGGATGCCGTTGGCAGGAAGATATATTGGACAGATACAGGAACAAACCGGATTGAAGTGGGCAACCTCGATGGCTCCATGAGGAAAGTCTTGGTCTGGCAGAACCTGGACAGCCCTCGGGCAATAGCTTTGTACCATGAGATGGGGTCAGTGTTGTCAAGAGGCTATCTAGGGGTTAGAACAGGACTTCTGACCTCTGTTTCCATCATAATTTCTGGCTTTTCCCCAGGTATATGTACTGGACAGACTGGGGTGAGAATGCCAAGCTGGAACGCTCTGGAATGGATGGCTCTGGACGTGTGGTGTTGATCAGCAACAACCTGGGCTGGCCTAACGGACTGGCAGTGGATAAGGCTGGatcccagctgctctgggctgaTGCACACACTGAGGTCTGATTCTTTTCTTAAGCAGGGTTTGTTGTTGGGTCTTTGGTAGCCTGGAGGCTGTTTTAAAGCTCTTGAGCAAGCTGTCAAAAGAGCAAGGGGAACATAAGCTTTTCTTAGAGTATGGGGAGGGTGGACTTGAGTTTCCCACTCAGTATGGTAATGGCTAGCAAGAGGATCAGTGTTTTGATTATGGGGCTgatgttttacttctttttgtaGCGGATTGAGGCTGCAGATCTCAATGGTGCAAACCGGCACACCCTGCTGTCCCCAGTGCAACATCCCTATGGCCTCACCTTGCTGGACTCTTACATCTACTGGACTGATTGGCAAACTCGCAGCATTCACAGGGCTGACAAAGACACTGGCGCCAATGTCATCTTGGTGAGGGCAAACCTGCCTGGCCTCATGGACATTCAAGCTGTCGATAGGGCACGGCCCTTGGGTGAGTTGTTTGGCTGCTCCCAAACCAGTGGGTGTCTGTGGTAACTAGGGCAGCCCTTCAGAGCTGTCACTGAAGAAAGTTGTTTGGTGTGAAGCATGAGTGATAGAGTAACTTCTcaaaaatcaggttttcttctcttctttcctcttgtaTAACTATTTTTGCACTTCTCCCTGTTTATCCAGCCCCATAGGTCTGACTGCATGCCTTTTTGACCCCCTTCATCCCATTTCCTTCACTGGGTTGCGCTGACAACCTCATTTTCACACACAGCAGAGCCTCTTTCTTAGGAGGACTGAATGAGTCATGCGCTGTTAGGCTTCATCAGCATATACTGGCATTGGACAGCTTCCCTTTTTTAACTCCAAAAGGCACAAATTCCTCTTAAGCTGGTTGCTGAAACCTGGTTTCAAGTTCTAGTCCCTTTTTCCCATCCATTGCAGGCTTCATCCTCCTGTCTGCCACTTCCCTCTACAAAATCTTTGATTCTTTAGTTGTTCTTAATATATTATGCTCTCCAATTATTCTGTGCCAGAGTCAGATTCCTTATGTTACTCTTTGGGGATCCTGTACGACCCCATCTTGCCTCCTTGCTCATCAGTGGGAGTTGCTTTGTGCTGTGGCTTCATTTTGCTGGAATTTCCCCAATGCATACTTCTACAAAAaactctgtgctgcttctcctgtggCTGGTTACAGTAGAACATCACCCTTGACAGTATAACTTTACAATATAACTTAAAGCTAACCAAAACTCAAGCCATCATGTCCCTGTTGTCTTCTTCCCACTCCCTGCACCTGTCTTCTGGGCTTATCCTCTCCTAGTTAATAGATGCTGGGGGGggtttcaattaaaaagaagaagataTGACCCTAATATGTCAGGCACTTTGAACAGGCTTCTCTGATGCCTTTGTTTACTTACCACTGTGTGAGCTAAGTTGAAACAGAAGCTTCTTTGTCAGCCTGGCCTCTGGTGCGTTGTCACGCTGCTTCCCCACAGGGTTGGATCTTTGTCAGCATTACCATTTGTAGCAATAATAAAGCTAAACTGCAGTTGGGTGAATTTATCAGCATTTGGTTGTTCCTTTTTCCATGGGAATACTCTGATTAGCAAGGAATGCAGGTCAAGATTTTGCTCCTAATGCTCCCCTTTCTGTGCATTCCTGTTCACCTTGCCCAACCATGCCCATACGAATCttggaggggaaggaggcagtCTCTGTATGAAGGGCTGTAGCAAGGCTGGGTTAGTAAGGATGAACTCAGCTACTAGCAAGTTGTGCATGTATGTagcctttaaaataaacctttgctCTGTGGGATCCTTAAACTGTGCTTTCCCTATTTTTCTAAAGGCTTCAATAAATGCGGAGTTCGTAACGGTGGCTGCTCCCACCTTTGCTTGCCTCACCCCACTGGCTTCTCCTGTGCTTGCCCCACTGGCATCCAGCTCAAGAGAGATGAGCAGACGTGTGACTCTTCTCCAGAGACCTACTTACTTTTCTCCAGCCGTGCTTCCATCCGTCGCATCTCTCTGGATACCAGTGACCACACAGATGTGCACATCCCTGTCCCTGAGCTGAACAACGTCATTTCTCTGGACTATGATAGTGTGGATGGCAAGATTTACTACACAGATGTATTTCTTGATGTCATCAGGTGGGTGCCAGTCATCTGCTTGGCCAGTGCCCAGGTTAcccagctgcttgtgctggtTGTGCCACAGTGAGCTGTGGAATGTGCCAGTAAGTTGGGGATACTGAGATGCTGGCAGTACACCATTGCTTACACCTCGTCTTTGGTACACAGCATCATGTGTATCGCTGAACTAAATGCTGAAGGTGTGTTGAACATGCTGGAGACTATGGGAGAAAAAGGTGTTTGGGAGGTACCAGTATGAAGTGACCCTGTGGTTGATGGGGATCACACACGGAGGTGTGGGAGATACTCATTCCTCACTGCCATTTGTTACTGATTTCCATCCAGGCGGTCTGATCTGAATGGCAGCAACATGGAAACTGTTATTGGCCAGGGTCTGAAGACTACAGATGGCCTGGCAGTGGACTGGGTTGCCAGGAACCTCTACTGGACAGACACAGGACGCAATACCATAGAGGTAGCTAGACTGGATGGAAGCTCCAGGAAAGTGCTGATTAATAATAGCCTGGATGAGCCCCGAGCCATTGCTGTCTTTCCCAAGAAAGGGTAAGTATGGGGTATTggtggggcagggagaagggctgTGCAGAGGCAGATTGAAGAGGGGGttgtgggaggaaggagagatgtGCCATGTGGATCTACAGGTACCAGCAAGGGGCTGGCTCTGAGTGACAGACGTAATCAAGATGTAATCAAACAGTGAGTTTGAAGGTTGGGCAggtagctggaaaaaaaaagcttcaggcCACATGACCTTTCTTGAACCGAAGAATCAGTTAATGGCAGTTTAATTCATAGCTAAAATTTCCCTTAGGCTAAATAAAATGGTCTTTTCTTCTTATACTTGTATTTTATCTCTTCAGGTATCTCTTCTGGACAGATTGGGGTCACATTGCTAAAATTGAACGGGCAAACTTGGATGGCTCTGAACGTAAAATCCTGATTAACACTGACCTAGGGTGGCCCAATGGATTGACTTTGGATTATGACACCAGGAGGTGAAAGACTGTCTTCTATTTGCATAGAGTTAAGGGATGTAATGAAGTTTTTTAGCTTGGTTTATAAGAGTAGcattgtgggtttgggtttgtttttctgtctgatCCATCTTGACTAAAAAGTTAAAAGGGATTGTATAGATGGAAGCTCACCTCTTTCCCTGTTCCTCCAGGATTTACTGGGTGGATGCACATCTTGATCGCATAGAGAGTTGTGATCTCAATGGGAAGCTACGGCAAGTGTTGGTCAGCCAGGTGTCACATCCTTTTGCTCTGACACAGGTAAGAAGATTTTCCTGTTCTCCCTGGTGTGTTAATGAGTTTGGACAGTGGAGCTTGGGGACAGGGAAGTGATACAGTCTGGGGAAACCAAGATAGCTTAGGGGACAGTACTTAACTCTTCTGTGGAGCTAACAAAGGTTTGTCTGAACTCCTGTGGGGCGTAACAGTCATTTTCTTTATGATAAGAGGGGAAGGGATCGAAAAGGCCTTTGTTTGGGGCCTTCTACCACTGGGATGGTTTTTTATGGGTATCCTGTGTCTTCGTGGCTAAACATGCTAATGGCTGtggtttttctttgctgtctcccTGAGCAGCAGGATAGGTGGATATACTGGACTGACTGGCAAACCAAATCTATCCAGAGAGTGGACAAATACTCTGGGCGGAACAAAGAGACAGTCCTGGCCAATGTTGAGGGACTGATGGATATCATTGTGGTTTCCCCTCAGAGACAGACAGGTAAATAGGAGGACCTTGATTCAGGCAAATGCTAATTGCAGACAAAAAGATCTCTGGAACAATGTGCTACTATAGATGTCAAGACAGTTTCCTTTCTTATACTCAAACTGTTAATGCATCTTCCCGGTGCACATTCCTTGTCTGCCTGTGACATTTCAGTCAAGTACATTTTAATGGTGTTCTGTTAAAGTTTTGATTAGCAAATGTCACTTTCTGTGTTGTTCATCTGACATTGTGTTAAAACAGAAGAATGTgagcttttggggttttaatcTGTGCAGCTGTGCTGACTGGTTCCTGTCTAATGATTTCCAGTGCCTTCCTTTCAAGACTGCCTTAATCCTACCTATGTCTGACTATTGACATCACTTTCTTAGCAGTCAGATGAAGAGCATGTGCTGAGCAGGAAAAAGGGTTGTTACTCTGAGCTCCTACCCGGTCAATGCAACATACTTAGCAAATTGCTTGTTCCTTCCAGGTTCTAATGCTTGTGGAGTGAACAACGGAGGCTGCACCCACCTCTGCTTCGCCAGGGCTTCTGACTTTGTCTGCGCGTGTCCGGATGAGCCAGATGGGAGGCCCTGTTCTACTAGTGAGTTCACTGAGTGTCATGGGGATAGTAGCTTCCATAAGTGAGCCACTGCCACTGCTTATGCTTATGCAGTGGCAACCAGAGCATCTGAAGTGTATAAAACCTTATATACTGGAAGTAAGATGGTTGTGAATAATAGGGCCGccttctgtctttcctgctgACAGACTGGGTTTGAGATGGGAAAGCTGCTTCTATAGGCCATTTCAGAAACAATCTATAGCTTACCAGACTTGTTCATGGGTCTCACAAAGTTGAGGttctggttatttttctctgttctaGTTCCTGGTGTGGTGCCCTTTGGTGCTGAGCCCACCAGTGTGAGGGAGAGAAGCCAGACACCACCTGGCAGAGTAGGTACCTCAACAACCAAACCTCTCACGCCTGCAGTGGAAGGAAAGTAAGTGCTCTTGTTCCCTTGGAATTGGCGTGTGAAAGTCACAGCTTGTACAGGGTGCAACATGTAAGCCCCCTCTGGTTGTCATCATCCATATAATACCTGTCCCCAGCCAAAAGAGGCTATTCCAGCTCCAGACTTCACATACCTAATAGGTAAACCATTTTGATAAAGAATGCAGAACACTGTTGAGCTGGCAAGGAAGAAGTGCAGAGATCTTTCTGTCTGTTCTATTGAAATGTGTGTCTAGGCTGACTGTGCTGAAGTGTTAAAATCCTCTTGAGACCATGTAATTCATTcgatatattttttttttaactcctaaTTTTGACAACTTATTTCTGAGACGAGGAGGAAGGAGTCTGTTAATTTAATCAACTGGGAGAACTCAAACCTGACTCAGATGTCTGAGGAAGTGGTTCTGCCCTGATCACAAAGGAATAGCTTGTTTGGGGCAGAACAGAACCTTTGCAGCTCTAACATTTAAGTTACAATGCAGGTAGTTAAGAGACTTCTGTAAATTCCCTGTAGCCTGCTATCCCTACTGCCCAGCAAAACAAAGGAAGTTCTGGCTGGGTTATTTACAAGGCAAAACTTCTACTTTGTTGAGTATGATGCATTGGACAGAAAGATCTTTGTGCTGACTTCAGGATGTTCTGATTTTTGCTGTAGCACTGATGCTGAAATGTGTGCTCTGGTAGATGTGTGTATAGACATATGTACCTGAGAGGCAAACCTAGAATGACCTGGATATAAAGATATTGCAGACCTATAATTGATaggtccatccctggcagtgttcaaggccaggttggacagggtcttgggtgatatggtctagtgtgaggcatccctgcccatggcagggggggttggaactagatgctcttaaggtactttccaacccaaaccattctatgattctatgatacatacATCCACACCACCACCTATATATTTATATGGTCCTTTCTCCTCTGGATATGGAAGAAtactgaagaggagaaaggaaggcttCTGTTGAACTGGAAATGGAAGGGATATCAGTACTAGCCAGTCCCATTCTGTCTTTTGATACTTCAATACTGTTGATACTACTTTCAGTAACTAACTGTCCTTCTGTCATTCAGCTGCTCTGACAAAGATGCTCGGCGAGGCTTGTGTACCCATGCCAATGAGGCAGTGTTGGCAACCATGGGTGAGTTCCTTCTCTTTAACTCTTCTCCACCAGGGTTTTCCTCCAGATGTGCCCAGGGCCTTCCAGTCCGTGGTGTTTGAAACTCAAATTTCAGAATTCAGACTTGAATTATTCAGATGCCTTCTGAGCAGAGCAAAGTGTGCCTAAGGATGAACATTGGTCATACACTTTCATTAGCCTCTATGGGGAGTTTTCCAAAGGGCACTTTGGTCTGAAGaatagttttctttcatctcATACCTCGTCCACTGGGCTCTTCCCATTAATTATACTCTTCCTTACCATTCCCTTTGTGTTTGGTTGAGGATGGTTGACTAGAGTAATTGTTTCCCACTGCAGGAGTAATCTGTCAGCAAGGGGGTCTAACTCATCATTATCCAACCCCCTTTACAAACATCTTGATGTTCCTTGGTTTGCTGGGGCTTGGGTGGGACATTTTCCTTTACATACTTGTGTATGGTATAAACCCCCTGTATTCGGTGTTAACACCAAGGTCAGTATTGTCCAGTGGAAGTTGAGGAGAGTGCATAAATTACCTTTGCTGTTCACTTTTCAGGAGAAGGACTGCATGTCAGCTACATTATTGGAGGCCTTCTTAGcatcttgtttattttgctgcttattGCTGCTTTAATTATATATAGGTAAGTggtctttttcctcctctcttggCCAACAGTAAAATCTAGGGTTGTAGGTGAAGAAAGCTCCTGAAAGCACTCATCTTTCTTTGTCATTTACAATCACTTTGTTCCCCACTGGAAGCAGtgtttaatgattttatttgcaAGGTTTCAGTCCTGTGTAGAGCATGCAGGTCTATTATTTGTAGCCTTATTGGCTAAATTTTCTGCAGAGAGCTCATGAGTCATGGACAGGGATGTGAGACAATTCATATCTTGGTACACATGTGAGTTCATGTGGTTTGTGCCAAATAGCTTCACCAGTTACTGCCAGTGTAGCTTTTGTGGTTACATGGCAGTGCTATACTGGTAGCTGAAGAAGCAGGTGAAGCCAGCATTCCCTCTCTCTGAGGGACAGTGAAGATTGCTGGAGCTTTCCCCTCACTGAGCACTTGGGAGGTTTGGACCCTGGCAGAAGGGCCCCCCTGTCTTTCCTGACATCTCTCTCCCTCTAGGCATAATAAGTCCAAGTTCACGGACCCTGGCCTGGGGAACCTCACCTACAGTAATCCCTCGTATCGAACATCTACCCAAGAGGTGAAGATTGAAGCAATTCCCAAACCAACCATGTACAACCAGTTGTGCTATAAGAAAGAGGTAAGAGTTTTGCTGCTAAGGACATGGGAGCCCAGTTCAAGTTGCTGTTGAGTATTACAGGCCTCTGTGAAAATGTTGGAACTTGTCAGCATGTACTTCTAGGATGCAGGAGGACGACTTGAGTGAATTGCTCAGATTGCTATGGAGATGAACCAGCAGGACTTCTTCCCCAGTGAGCTGTAGTGAATTAGACCTGTCTTCagctctctgcttcttcccaacTCCCACAGTTTCttatatttcatttgcattagGTGCTGGCCCTCAAAGTACCAGCAGTCAAAGTGTCCAGGGAAGTGTCTTCCCTGGACACAGTCCTAGTTAGTGACTGTTGCACCAAGGTTGCTTTGGATAGTCACTGGGAAACCAAGCAGCCAGAAGGGCTTTGGTAACAAGAACATGGCTCCTGGCTGTGCACTGCCTGGAAGGGGTGGGACAGGGAGAGAACTGGAGCCCTTAtttaatgaagcattttaaaggCCCTTCAGACTCTGCCCTGGACAGGATGGAGAGGGCTTGATATGATGTCTTGCAGCACTTagtttctcctctgttttctcCTCAGAAGCTTTCCTATCACTCAGATAGCTTCTCATCTTCCCTCTTCTGATTTCCGTCCACATCCTCACGTCAGGTATCACTACTCTGTGTTTGATCCTGCCTCCCTCACTCAAGCTCTGTTGTGTGGCTCAAGCACTGTCCCATACTAATTGCTCCTTCTTGTTTTCTCCCCTGCTTTTATGTCCTTAAACCAGCTCTAGTGTCTGTCAAGAAAGTATAGGTAATTTTCTATGGCAGATCTTTTGGCCTTTGCTTTGGCTACTCATGCTCAGTGTGTGAGATTTGAAGAAGGCAATTTCTGTAGGACCATTTATGATGATCTGTTAGATCTCTTAGTTCCTCGAGCAGGGATCACAGCAAGACTTATCCAGAGGAGAGTTTTccctggcttttattttttcaaaggtaCTGTCCAACAGATTTCCCAAACTTTCCTGCCATTTTAGTCTTTATTTACTAAGGATAACTCAGATTTATTTGTCTGGGAATCTAAGTTCTTTCCACTTTTATCTTAATTCTGCTGCTCCTAGATATTACCCAGATGCTTATTTCCCCATCCACTTTCTCCTCAGGGATAGATCAAATGTTCGCATGCTCCCTATTTGTCAGTGAGCCACTTCAATCTCAGTGTGGTCTCTTTAgcctctgatcatttttgttgtttccctATAATCTCCTTCCCCTGTACCACTGTGAGTCTGAGACTCAACAGTGGTATTCCAGCTGTGCTCTCCTGAGAGGCAAATCTGGAATGACTCAGATATAAAGAGATTGCAGACCTAGAATCGATTCCCTGCCTACTCTTAGCATGAagtcttctccttttcctgcttcccattttggttttggtttggtttttttttcccttcctttttagGCTCAGTGTTGTTCTTACTCCCTGCTGTTTGGGAATAGATATAGTTGAATTAGAAGAGCCAGCTCATCCTCATTCCCCTCCTATGATTTGAAGGCTCCTGGAGTTTGGAACGAGAGCTCTTGCAGGGAGGACTCGTCTGGGGGTGGTGAAGAACTGATGGGAAGCTTAGAATGGGTTCTGCCATTGTGATAGTCAAAGCCCCAGTGGCTGTTTTCATGGAGGTCCAACCTTTTGTCTGCTTCACTGTCTACATCCtagctctgctttgctctttgccATGTTTTCCCATAGATGtactctttcttttcattcatcTGTCTGCTTCTTAGACTGGTCCTGATCACAGCTACACCAAGGAGAAGATCAAGATTGTGGAGGGGATATGCCTTTTATCCAGTGATGATTCCGAGTGGGATGACCTTAAGCAGATTCGGAGCTCCCGAGGAGGGATCCTGCGGGATCACGTCTGCATGAAGACAGACACGGTCTCTATCCAGGCTAGTTCTGGCTCACTGGATGACACTGAAACTGAGCAGCTGCTACAGGAGGAACAGTCTGAATGCAGCAGTGttaacacagcagcagccactccGGAGCGGCGGGGCTCACTCCCAGACACAGGCTGGAAACACCAACGCAAGCCCTCTACTGAGAGCGAGGTCTAAAGCACACGTGACTTTGGGAATGCTCGTACCCTCCTTagcctctgctctgcacaaAACAGACAAGACTCTGCCTGCTAGGCAAGGAAGGGCGCAGAGACCAGCCTCTCTTGCGAGAGGCGCAGAGACTGTGACTGCCTTTCAGCAAGGAGCTTGGGCAGCTGTGCTGATGTGGTTGGAGAGGGAGGATGGGTGGGTTGGAACCCAGAGACCCTTTTGGCTCATTTTCACTGTCTGTGGTTTATTTATATGTTCCCCTTTCCTGGAAGCTGCCACGTTAACTTTTGCAGTGACTCCTCTGGCCTGAATCTGGTTCAGATTGTGTTCTCTGGCAACCCGCAAGTCCTGTGCCATCCAGCTCATGGTCAATGCCCATgaagagagcagagctgcctcaTTGCTAACTCCTGGTTGCAGAAGTTCCCCTGGTACCACTAGTTCCACTAGTGTTCCAGCACTAGCAGCACTCTTTGA
Encoded proteins:
- the LRP4 gene encoding low-density lipoprotein receptor-related protein 4 isoform X3 translates to MLPTCSPLDFHCDNGKCIRRSWVCDGDNDCEDDSDEQDCPPRECEEDEFSCQNGYCIRSLWHCDGDNDCGDNSDEQCDMRKCSEKEFRCSDGSCIAEHWFCDGDTDCKDGSDEENCPSDVPAATCSLEEFQCAYGRCILDIYHCDGDDDCGDWSDESDCSSHQPCRSGEFMCNSGLCINAGWRCDGDFDCDDQSDERNCTTSMCTADQFRCKSGRCVRLSWRCDGEDDCSDNSDEENCENTGTPQCAPDQFLCGNGRCIGQRKLCNGANDCGDGSDESPHQNCRPRTGEENCNVNNGGCAQKCQMVRGMVQCTCHTGYRLLEDGRSCQDVNECAEEGYCSQGCTNSEGGFQCWCEQGYELRPDKRSCKALGPEPVLLFANRIDIRQVLPHRSEYTLLLNNLENAIALDFHHSKELVFWSDVTLDRIMRANLNGSNVEEVVSTGLESPGGLAIDWIHDKLYWTDSGTSRIEVANLDGTHRKVLLWQNLEKPRAIALHPMEGTIYWTDWGNTPRIEYSNMDGSNRRIIADTHLFWPNGLTIDYAGHRMYWVDAKHHVIERADLDGRNRKAVISQGLPHPFAITVFEDSLYWTDWHTKSINSANKFTGKNQEIIRNKLHFPMDIHTLHPQRQPAAGRNRCGANNGGCTHLCLPSSKDYTCACPTGFRKTSSHACAQSLDKFLLFARRMDIRRISFDTDDLSDDVIPLADVRSAVALDWDSKDDYVYWTDVSTDSISRAKWDGSSQEVVVDTSLESPAGLAIDWVTNKLYWTDAGTDRIEVSNTDGTMRTVLIWENLDRPRDIVVDPVGGFMYWTDWGASPKIERAGMDASNRLVIISSNLTWPNGLAIDYESKRLYWADAGMKTIEYASLDGSNRKVLIGSNLPHPFGLTLYGERIYWTDWQAKSIQSADRRTGQARETLQDNLENLMDIHVFHRHRPPVHTACEVGNGGCSHLCLLAPLPKGYSCTCPTGINLQSDGKTCSPGMTSFLIFARRTDIRMVSLDIPYFADVVVSVNVTMKNTIAIGVDPREGKVYWSDSTLRKISRAALDGSQFEDIITTGLLTTDGLAVDAVGRKIYWTDTGTNRIEVGNLDGSMRKVLVWQNLDSPRAIALYHEMGYMYWTDWGENAKLERSGMDGSGRVVLISNNLGWPNGLAVDKAGSQLLWADAHTERIEAADLNGANRHTLLSPVQHPYGLTLLDSYIYWTDWQTRSIHRADKDTGANVILVRANLPGLMDIQAVDRARPLGFNKCGVRNGGCSHLCLPHPTGFSCACPTGIQLKRDEQTCDSSPETYLLFSSRASIRRISLDTSDHTDVHIPVPELNNVISLDYDSVDGKIYYTDVFLDVIRRSDLNGSNMETVIGQGLKTTDGLAVDWVARNLYWTDTGRNTIEVARLDGSSRKVLINNSLDEPRAIAVFPKKGYLFWTDWGHIAKIERANLDGSERKILINTDLGWPNGLTLDYDTRRIYWVDAHLDRIESCDLNGKLRQVLVSQVSHPFALTQQDRWIYWTDWQTKSIQRVDKYSGRNKETVLANVEGLMDIIVVSPQRQTGSNACGVNNGGCTHLCFARASDFVCACPDEPDGRPCSTIPGVVPFGAEPTSVRERSQTPPGRVGTSTTKPLTPAVEGNCSDKDARRGLCTHANEAVLATMGEGLHVSYIIGGLLSILFILLLIAALIIYRHNKSKFTDPGLGNLTYSNPSYRTSTQEVKIEAIPKPTMYNQLCYKKEKLSYHSDSFSSSLF